The genomic interval TTTTTGAACCTATTAAAGGCCACCTGTCAGAATTGCAACTTCCAAAAAGTAAAGTATGTGTTATAAAAACAGAGTTCTTGTGGTCAAGAGTTGTCATAAagtagagtagtggttctcaaacgttttagcaccggaacccactttttaaaatgacactctatcaggacacacctaggtttactaaacttaaaaaaaaaaatctagaaaagaAACTTTATATAAGCAACATTAACAAGAAAGATCCCCAAACATTGACCTCCCTATATTTATAGGTGCTTGCAAACTGTAAGAGCTGACCTCTTTGCAGAGCAACTAATTACCAGCTACtttatatgatttttgaataacctcaggacttgaggcaattggacatctgatctttccatcactctttggcaacccactaaaaatcaggtaatgacccaccagtgggtcctgacccacagtttggggactaCTGAAGTAGAAAGTCTTTACGGGATTTTGGACCACATTCAACACTGAGCTGTTCCTGTCATTTTGCCCTTAAATATGTGCTCCATTATTTTTGGTGTGATTAGTCCTTTGATAATGACCTAAGTATTGGAAGGCAAAATGTCAGGAAGAGCTTAGTCTGTTGAATGTTCTCCAAAATCCGGTAGGCATGctctacttcagtgtttctcaaactgtgggtcaggacccactaggtgggtcgtgagtcaatttcaggtgggtccccattcatttcaatattttatttttaatatattggactcgatgctaccatgttatgtcactgcatctggggaaatgttacagaccagtacttttaacaaactactatgtatattcttttaacaatgatagtgaatgggacttactcctcctgggtaagtgtgggtgggattgcagcctaggattgtgaaaaatggttctgtttgctgatgtcacttccggtcatgacatcacttctggtgggtcccaacaaattatcattctaaaaagtgggtcccagtgctaaatgtctgagaaccactgcactacttTATTAAAGTCCCTGTTGCTAAAGTACCTGTTGAAAGAGATTtgtagcttctgaaatcagagatTGCTGGGAATTGGGAACTACTGAACACATTGAACAGGGTGGCACTTCTCTGAAACTGTAAATAGTcactctctctccacccctccctccactTGTTGACACCCCATAGAGGGAATGACCTCTGGTTACTCCTGATTGATTTATCTAGAATAAATACATCCTGCATTTGTGCACTGCTGACATAGATTAGATGAGTAGTAAACACTCAGTGGAAGTGAGTGGAAAAATGAGGGAAagctatctcccccccccccccgctctttaACTGTCCTGATTGTCTGTGCCAGGGACTGATAGATATGTGCTAAAGTGATGTTGACTATGCACCTGAAGACTGCTAGTAAGCACAATTTATTTGAGATAAAATTTGTTGAAACAAGTGAACCTTGCAGTGTGTTCAGGTTCAAGAGCCAATGGCCCAAGTGAGCACAGGAAATGTCCCTTAATGATGCTAAGGTATACTATTTTCTAATATCTGGGAGAATAAGCAGTCAAATGCAACACTTGAATTCTTTTGTTGTGTTTCAATCTCCTTTCCTTAGGATTATGTGCATAAATCTCTTTGAGAGAATTTGAAAAGGTGTATGGTGGAGAGAAATCTATGACAATGTAAACTACTAGATTTGCTGATAGGTCCCACAAGGAGCAGCAATTAAATGTAAATTGGGATGAAACAAAACAGTACATATAAAAAGCTAATCCATTATTTCTAGAATTCTGATGTGTTCTTTATGTTCAAACAAAACAATGGTTTGACAGACTACATAGAGAGGCCCCTGGAAGTGAGTCTTACTAAGAGGTGAGGGAGAAATGTCATTGACAGTAGACAACAGTCATGCTAAGTTTCAAGTAAATACTCAAAAAGTTTGTGGGATAAAATTATTGTGGTAGTGCAGGATTTATGTGACTTGAGGAGGTAATAAAGATCTGGTTAGGTGTGGTATAAAGAAATACTTTTGATTGTTAGGACTACTTAAATTTTAAAGTGGCCATCAGGCcacaataaaacaaataaatgaatatcTCCTGTCTGTATCTCCACTTACATGCAGACAGGCATGTAAGCCTGCAATGTTGCTGTCACTTCAATTTTCATAAAATAAGGGTCAGGTCTGATGATATACTTCCTTTCTCCTGCAGACCCTTCCACAGTTCTCTccttctcggaagctaagcagggtcaggcctggttagtacttggatgggagaccacttgggaataccaggtgctgtaggcttataccatagtctttcgagactgaaggttgccaacctctgaTGATATGTTAGATTACATTCTCATCTATCCTGTGCTTGTTTTTGATTCAGAAATAGACTCtggtttaaaggggggggggggaattgaaaaTTCCTCTCCCAACTGTTGTTCCTGCTGATAatccatccaccaccaccccactctcTAAACCACTCTTTTAATGGTTTAGAATTGAAACCtttagtccagccattttcaaccactgttctgtggcacactagtggtccacaggtgtgccacaagaatttgggggaagctcatttattagtagggccaatgaggatgtgagccccccactggcagcatggtgtgtctcgtcaattgtcaaaaacctgatggtgtgccttgacacttttGATGCCtggtgccaggagatgaaaaagatttaaaatcaaaaaggttgaaaatcgatgCTTTAGCCAGTGATTCTCAAGTTTGGGTTTGCAAGAGTCTTGTAGGTGTGGCTTTCAATTATGTAGATGAGAATAGTGAAAGAAGAATTGAGGAAAAGGATGAATTTAGGGCTGGATCTTGATATATCAGTCCTGAAGGAAGTCCTAGCTAGTGAATGATTTTCAGCATCCACAAATCTAATACCGATCGCAGTAAACCTAGCTCTCTTAAAGGTTCAATTCTGTGCAAGTTTCTTTggaagtctcactgtattcaatagTACTTTCACACTAACAACCGTGCTTAGGATTGTGATCTTAACGTACATATTTTCCAGAGATGTGCCTATGTCTTTCCCTGCTTCTGGGTTTGAGGCTAATAATAGAATGTTTGACATCTTTAGCTCATATTTACACTCTGGTCTTGTCAGACTCTTGTAGGGTATTGGAGAACAGCCTTTTGGTACATAGTAATCATATGCTCTAGTTATGCACATCAGACCTATGTATTTGAATGAGTAGTTTTCAAAAGAGACTGTGCATACAGAGAGACCATCGCAGGCAGGACCAAAAACATGAAACTAATCAAAAATCTATGCAGATAGGTTGATGGCAACCCACAGCTGTAGTCTTCTGTTGTTAGAAGTTCTTACATCTATTGAGTTAACAACTTGCAGAAACAAATGATAAAGAGTaaatcagaaaaaaatcaaatcctgCATCTTGTTTACATAGTTGTATATACTCAGATACCACAAAGGGATCATGTTGTAGTTTTTCTAAGGGAGTCACAGATGGAAAAGGGCCATGCAGCCTGCCTGGCTGCAATACTTTGGAAAAACTAGCACTGCTTTCCCATGTGCCTCTGCCTTGTTCCAGAGGAAGACCAATATAGAACACAACCAAGTGTCTATATAACTTCTTGCACACTGGGGTCCAACCTCTCTACCTTAGGATCTTTGAAGTCACATTAACTTTGGAGATGATATGATATTTGGAGGTGATATGGACCAATCCCATCTATTTTCCTAACTTCAGCATTGAACAGTGGAGCAAGAGATCATTCCTGCAGGGAGAAGAAAGAGTTTCTTGTCTTGGCAAGCAAATTGGTCTTGGAACATAATGTGGGCGTTCTCCCTTCCGGCCCCACTGTTGATGAACCTGGACTGGCTGCAGATACTCCCATAAAGAGGTGCGAACCAGTTACCTACAATGAGTTTTTCAGATTTCCCCAGTGGCTTTCTTTTATAAAGTCTTGCTATAAGTGTATTCCTGCTGATTAGAACCTTTTTGCAGCACTGTCATTCATGGTGTACTGTACTGGCACAGCACTGCTTTATTCTATCCCAGTAGGTTTCCAGGGACTAGCTTCAAGAttctcagggcccaatgctaATCTTCATGCACCCGCTCACCATCAGCTTGTATTGTTGCTATaaggctagtgctggtggagcactggacctccacaggtgggggcatgggggaggcggagggaaggcagagagaaggcaaagaggaggtgtgccgggggagcggggtgggacagaggaggtgggaccagtggagctttgctgcactggatccagagcctctgtgctgGGCATGGATGACCTTTGGGTCATCTTAGAATTACAGGGCAATTGCATCatagcccattgcagggctacttggttttcctgggggaagggtacaaaagtctccttctcttgAGTAGGAGGTGGCAGCTACCTGGAGcgtgcaggatgctgcagcagccatttctagcactgctgcagctgtgtgctgagcaggtcaggattgggctgttagtaaacaGGAGTAAGTCTTAAACTGATCACTTAATGTAAACTAGTGAAGACTTACAAATATGCATAAGGGCAAGTAGATAGAGGCTGCTAAAGTTTATTTTTACCTTCCTTGAGCTGTCCTTCAGATTTATAGTATTGGAAAATCCTATTATTGTTTTTCCCTTTTAGTCACCAGAAGAGAAGGATTGTTCTCTTGGAGCTATATAAAAATCTCTTTCTAAATTGGAAGTATTTGAATTGCAGATCACTGCTCTTGAAGCCTTTCTATATATTTCAGATCTTTTGCTGCTGAGTAAAGGAAAATATGTTTAGAAAAACAACCTGAAAGTGTGCTCACTTTCATGCACCTACTCCCCCTGTCATTGGATAGGGAGCACACACTGCCACTAGACTTGCAACTGAACTGTTCTTTTGTGAGGAGGTGCCATttgtatgaacataagaagagccccgctggatcaggccaaaggcccacctagtccagcttcctgtatctcacagtggcccaccagatgcttcagggagcacacaagacaacagaattAGTGCCTTTGTGTGAATGGCTTATAATTGAATGCACTGTTCCTGTGATGATAGCTGTTCACATTGCACAGCTACAGTGGCATTCTATGGGAGGCAAGCTGGTTAGAGTTGTCTGGGTGTGTTCCATTTGCTGTTCAAATGTTTATCCCCCCTATGTCTTTTTATCTGTGCAGGTTTTCACTTGCACTCGGTGTTTGGAGTTCCCATTCTGCATGAGAGTCATGGGGCTACCTTATCTTCCTTTTTACCACTGGCTTAAAAAAGCCTTTGACATGATGCTTCTGTGCAATACAGGATCTTTTCCTAAGTGCCTTAGGcactgaaagctttccacatgaTCCTGTACTATGTTGCCACTTAGATTGGTTGACTCAATATCTAGTTTGTTATTTACATAGTATCTAGTTTGTTTTTAAGATTTGTGTCTATTTAAATAACAATGTATATTCACTTGGAAAGCAAGTTCTCAAGAAATCTTGAGGAAGTCCTtgagattattattaattattattattaacagtatttatataccgcttttcaacaaaaagttcacaaagcggtttacagagaaaaatcaaatagctaatggctccctaatcaaataactaatagggctcacaatctaaaaagatgcaaaagaacaccagcaagcagccactagaaaagacactgctgggggaaaagacactgctgagatAAGTTTAATTGTTCTAATTTACATTTTGGGCAAACCCAAAATGGTGAagtattaaaataaaattctaaGAGGCAGTACCAGGacagctttctttctttgtgcTATTCACTTAGTTGAGTCTTTATGGGAAGCAATAGCAGCTAGAGTCTGTACTCATTCAAGCTGCTAGCTAAAGCTGTTGAAAGCAGGACTTGATTTTAACTTCAGTTAATTAGGATTGAACTTAATTCTAAAATGAGTAGTATGAAAGAGCAGGTATGTATAGGATCTAAAACTGAATGTTGAGTTAAgccaattttcttttcttcttgcaGGTCAGAATGCAAAGGCTGGTGAACTGTTTGAATTATGTATTTCTGTAGTATCTCATCAGCACTGCAGTATCTAGAATGGATAAGTGTAAACATGTAGGGCGGCTGCGGCTTGCCCAGGACCATTCCATCGTGAATCCTCACAAATGGCATTGTATGGTATGCAATACTACCGAATCTGTATGGGCCTGCCTTAGCTGCTCACATGTTGCTTGTGGAAGATATATTGAAGAACATGCACTAAAGCACTTTCAGGAAAGCAATCATCCAGTGGCATTGGAAGTGAATGAGCTATATGTCTTCTGCTACCTTTGCGATGACTATGTTCTTAATGATAATGCAACAGGTGACTTAAGACTCTTGCGAAGTACGCTAAGTGCAATCAAGAGTCAAAACTATGACTGTACCACTCGAAGCGGCAGGACTTTGCGATCTATGGGCATAAGCGATTACCTTTCACATAATAGTGCCCAGGCTTTCCTTCGTAATCAAGACCGTATGTTCACAGCTCTGTGGCACAGAAGGCATGCGTTGTTGGGCAAAGTGTTTAGATCTTGGTTTGGACTGACACCAAGTGGGAAAAGGCTTTTTGAGGAGGAGAAGCGAAGGGAAGAGGCAGAAGAAAGACGGATCAACGctaggaagagaagagaagagcgAAAGCGTCAGCTGAAGGAAGAAATGGAGAAAATACCTCCAAGGAAGAGTTTTCGCTTACAAAATCAAAATTCAGGATTCTCAAACGTTTCACTCTATGCACTAAAAATGCCACAATATTTGGACTCTGCTATAGAACTGAAAGTACCAGCTACCTCAGATGaagttatgtttaaaaaaaatggtgacTCTCCAGTTAAACGAAGGCCTACTGTGACTCCTGGCGTGACAGGATTGCGGAATTTGGGAAATACATGCTACATGAACTCTATTCTTCAGGTATTGAGTCATTTGCTCATATTTCGGGAATGTTTTTTAAAGCTTGATTTAAACCAAACCCAAGAGTTGCTtgcagctgcagccaatggcaaAACACGGTCATCTTCTAAGCACCCTCCATCTCCTGGCTCTATTTTTCATGTGAACAAAAGCCAAGTAAAGGGAAACACATCTTCCGCAAGGCGATGTAGCGTATCATCAGGTTTAAGTGGTGGAGCATCAAATAGTAGAAATATGGAGCTTATTCAGCCGAAGGAGCCCAGCTCAAAATACATTTCTCTTTGTCATGAATTACATACGTTGTTTCAAGTCATGTGGTCCGGCAAGTGGGCTTTGGTGTCTCCTTTTGCCATGCTCCATTCTGTATGGAGACTTATCCCAGCCTTTCGTGGTTATGCCCAGCAAGATGCTCAGGAatttctttgtgaacttttggatAAAGTACAACAAGAATTGGAGATGGCACGGACAAAATGCCCAGCTTTCATTCCCGCTTCTCAAAGGAAACTCATTAAACAGGTTTTGAATGTGGTTAATACAATTTTTCATGGACAGCTTTTAAGTCAGGTATGTTGTGTGCTTACAAGGCTTTGTAACAAAAGGGATTGTGAGTTATGAGAGGAGTATTATGCTAAAGAAATGATTGCAGAACATTCACAGCAGTGTAAGAACACCTTCTGAGAGGTGAATGCATGAAGCTGCTGGATACTGAGACAAGCCATTGGTCCACCAAGCCCAGTATCATATGTCTGATTGCCAGTGGGTTTTGAAAGTGTTGGCAGACATCTTTCCCAAGTCTGCCACCTGAGATCCTTTCTAAATTGAAGACTGAACCATGCAGAGGATGCTTTTGCCTCTGGAGCTCTTGGTAAATGCCTAGCATTTCCATCTCCTCAGGGAAATGGTCTTTACCTACCCATACAGAGGGAATTCTGAAACTACTATAGTTGCAATTCAAAACTTATTTCAGAGCACTGAGGATTACAACtctcaaacattttaacatttATTAAAATAAGGGTAGGGATATTCTACCCTTATGCTTTCCAAGTTAAGAAAGAAGTACTAAAACACATCTGCATATGTATGTGCTAATATTAAAGTGTTAAAACTGGAGAGATTATCTAGAATATAATCAGTTTTTCCTATACTGTTACCAGATTGGTTTGTTGCTATGTGTTGCATACATCACCAGTAGTTTTCTGAAACATGCCTGCACTTTGATGCTTGGGGGAACTATTTTGTTGCCTTTCAATGACAATGTGTGGAAAACTTGGCCCTTGTGAATGTATGAGTCCTTAAGTATAGCATGCGGTTAGGTTCAAAGAGCATATTAAAAAAACATGCAGCAGATATATTGCATGAGAGAACAGTTTGCATTTCTAAGAATGGAGATTTTCTTAGCTGATGTCATTGCACCCTGAGAATTTCAGCTTTCATATTGGAATGCCTAAATATGTACTGCTCTCAAAATATGGCTGTCCCTGCtctattgtttttaaatattgtttatCTCCTCTTGACTCttgagaggaggagaggaggggcaggTTAAacaactttgtaaaaaaaaaaatgcaatagttGCAACAATCTCACATGCTGGTGTGGACTCACTTGGCTTTTGGTGCCCTTCCTGGTTTTTCTGGTGATATTTACTGCAGTTTTTGATGGCAGTGGGATAGCATGATTAGCGCTTTCAAGATTGGGAACTTGATCAGGAGTGACTGTTTTTTGGTAGGATTCTAGATTCTACTCGGGGTGAGGTCAACTTCAGTCTGCTGTTGGTAAACCGAAGATTCTTAATGTTAATAGAATAGGATTTCATTCAGTTTAATcaatacttttaaaaaactatATTGGCCTAATGGCTTCTGCAGATTAACTAGTTTCTCAGACTGGgacaggatccactaggtgggtcgtgagccaatttcagggggtttccattcatttcaaattgtattttatttttcatattttagacttaatactaccatggtatgtgactgcatttggggaaatgttacagaactgtacttttaacaggctatcaggtatatacttttaacaatgatagtcaatgggacttactcctgggtaagtgtagataggattgcaatcctatctttgggatgtttggggaatctgcttgggaggattaggagggttcttcttcattttaagtaaatgtttaaacttatactttctgcaaacttttaatttgacTTTGTTGTATGGGGTgctaacaattttcctgcttgatgatgtcacttctggtcatgacatcactttctgtgggTCCCACCAGAGTgttattctaaaatgtgggtcctagTGGTAAAACATTTTTGAAAACCGCTGAACTTTCAGATTCAGAAAATGCCAGATTTATGATGTAGCTGTAGTCATTTCTTGAGAACTTGAAAGAAACCTAAGTTGGAGGGTAGAGGAAGAACTGTAAGCCGCAAAACACCATTATTGCTCAAGAGAGGAAGCATACTGATTAGGACACAACCATCAGAGTGCCCTGCATGACTCCTGAGCTGATTTGGCAAAGAAGTTTTCCTGAATGGACAGTTCAGAGCCAGaatgtggttcaggagttggacttagactcaAACAGATTCAGATCCTCAGTCAGTCGTGAAgattgctgggtgaccttgggcctgtcactatttctcagcctcagggatgttgtgaggacaaaaggaggggaggaaccaccctgagctccatgtgGCAGAAACATGTGAAAAAATGTTAGTACATCAGATCCTTATTTCAGGTTGAAATTCTTCTGTGGAATAAGAATTTGTGAAGCTAAATACGTTTCATAATATATTTGCTCTGAAGTATAGATTTATGTTCTTTGTTATGCAGCTTGTCTCATTTTTTCTTACCTAGCTTATAGTATCCTAGAAGGGTGGATGAGGGTTGGGGAGTGGCATGTATTCTCTGATTCTAATCTTCACCCTCCCCACCAAGAAAACTATAAATTTTCAGGGCTCAAGACACCCTTGGGGAGATTTATTAAGGTTAGAGGGAGTTGCTTCATTTTATTCTAATTAATCACCCCTGGACTCGTAGGTGTGAAGGGAGGCCTAGACCCTAACAGCTTAAGTGTTGGTGATGTGAGCCCTCTCTTCTTGATCTTAGGGATGAAGGGCCATTTCTTTGGTATTCACTTGTTATTGATCTACTTTATTGGGAAGATTAGATTATTTTAGTAATAGATAGTTTTGTCTATATAGGTTACATGTCTTGCCTGTGACAATAAGTCAAATACTATAGAACCTTTCTGGGACCTGTCACTGGAATTTCCTGAAAGATACCACTGCAACGGGAAGGAGACAACCTGTCAATATCCATGCTTACTGACAGAAATGCTGGCCAAGTTTACAGAAACTGAAGCCTTGGAAGGAAGGATATATGCCTGTGATCAATGCAACAGTGAGTAAAGGCAGTATGTACTCATGAATCTGTTCTCCATGTGAAATGTGAGTTGCTTTAGTTAAGAGCACAGATCAAGCAGTACGTTTTATTTAAATACAGGTGGCTCCTTGGTATCCAAGAAGGATCCATTCTCGGAAccccgcagatacagaaaactgcagataaccAAATCCATGGTTTTGGCACCTTTAAACCTCCAAAGGTGACTAGAGCTGTGCTCCGTTCAccactggagggctttctgaagtctgcagaggccgtGCATGTCcccccatggcctctgcaggtttTGGAATGAGACCCAGAGGCAAaaaagcgacttctggtttctctcagGCAACTGGAACTGATGTTTGaataccttttaaggcattctgaggcctggggaagccctccctgggcctcagaatgccttaaaaggcattaaaatgtcactccTAGTTTCCAAAGAAAAgccggaagttgcttttttttttaaacctctgggCTTCATTTCAAAGCCTGCAGAGTCCATGGGAGGACGCGtgtgggtttcagaaagctcTCCAAAGACGACAGGAGCACCGCACAGCTCTGGTAGTCTTTGGAGCTTTGAAGGcgccaaaaaccatggatttggttatctgcagttttctgtatctgtgggggtccgAGAATGGATCCCTCTTGGATACCAAGGCGCCACCTTGGTATTTATTTAGTATAGTGTATtgtatttaaataaaatgtaCTGCTTGATCTATACCTGTGTtaagccagatccacagataaacaggctcaacctgtataatcaGAAAAAGTAggcttttgttttaaatgttataACGGTAACCTTGTAACAATACAAGGTGAAAAGTAAGGCAGAACCTTGGATTTTCAGTATAAATGTGACTATTAAATGAGTATGTTGGCTATATTTTACTAAAGCTCTTAATGTAAATCACTGTATAGTCAGTCTAGTTGTGTTTCAAATACTGCTATTTGTCAAAATAGTGTTTGCAGGATACATTCAAAATGAATAGTTGCTAAAGTGACTCCATGTACTTGGGAATTCTGAAATGAAACATGCAATGGGGCAGCTACATTTTGAGGTTTATCCAAAGTGTATAATGGAGAAATTTGATCTACTGTGAATAAGTATGGAATTCTGTCTCTTGCTACAGCAAAACGAAGGAAGTTTTCTTCCAAACCAGTTATACTTACAGAAGCACAGAAACAGCTTATGGTCTGTCGACTACCTCAGATTTTGCGGTTACACCTTAAACGGTTCAGGTAATATAGTGAACTATGATTTTGGCAAACATATCATGAAAATGATAGCCTTCTATCAAGGATAGACAGAAGGGTAGCCTTATGTCAAGGAATATTTGGGTCTTTGTTAAAATAAGATCAGTATACACAATGGAGCTTTGAAAAGCATTTGAGATTCTGCTTGTGGGGGATATGCTAACTGGgtatgaggcactttttcaagtgggtgctcctcttttatttagcagggggagagtaactagccctcctCACTCCattggtgtcttttctagtggctgtctgctggtgttcctttgcattttttaagatagtgagcccttttgggacagagagccattagatatttgattttgtctgtaaaccactttgtgaacttttcgttgaaaagcagtatataaatactgttaataattatctGTACTGTGTACTAACTGGTTTTATGGTGAAGTACCTGGCAGTGATTGCCTGAGATGTTAAGGATATGATGGAATGTTCCTGAACATTTCAGCTGCCTGAGGAACAAAGTAGTATCAGAATGTTACTGTGAGAGAAGGCAAATTTGTCAGCTTGAAATGAAAATCTCAGACAGGCCTTGGGGACAGtttaattagggcccaatcctatccaattttccggcactggtgcagccacaatgcagccccatggtaaggctacaaatgttcccataccttaaggaggcctctgtgattgcctccccaccacagaatgcagtgcatgccccattgacacggctgcaccggcactggaaaatcggatggAACTGAGCTCTTagttaatttaattttgttgtatggggggtgttaaaaattttcctcttgatgatgccacttccggtcatgccatcatttccggtgggtcctgacagattgtcattctaaaaaggtcccagtgctaaaaatctgagaaccactgagttacgTACTTCTGCCACAACTGTAGTAGATAAATTGCTTTAGAAACGACAGGGTAGAGAGAAAAGGGGTACTCAGTTGCCTTGTGCAAACATGAGAGGCCCCTGTACATGGGGGGGAAAATTCCACAAGGTTTTGATTTTCCTACTACTATAGGGCTGTGGGAGGAAAGCCATAACTTGTTAAAACTCTTTCTTCCATACAGCTTTTAAAGGTATCAGGCCTAAAAATCTGGCCCAGAAATGTACACATTGGGGCAGAGGTAAACTTGACAAAGTGGCTTTGAATTAACCAAGAAAAATCTGTGGTGGGCACATGGGAGGCTAAATTCATGCATTTCAGACAGGTTCCCATAGCAAAACATAGGAAATCAACATGGTAGACAATGATGGTA from Tiliqua scincoides isolate rTilSci1 chromosome 7, rTilSci1.hap2, whole genome shotgun sequence carries:
- the USP44 gene encoding ubiquitin carboxyl-terminal hydrolase 44; the protein is MDKCKHVGRLRLAQDHSIVNPHKWHCMVCNTTESVWACLSCSHVACGRYIEEHALKHFQESNHPVALEVNELYVFCYLCDDYVLNDNATGDLRLLRSTLSAIKSQNYDCTTRSGRTLRSMGISDYLSHNSAQAFLRNQDRMFTALWHRRHALLGKVFRSWFGLTPSGKRLFEEEKRREEAEERRINARKRREERKRQLKEEMEKIPPRKSFRLQNQNSGFSNVSLYALKMPQYLDSAIELKVPATSDEVMFKKNGDSPVKRRPTVTPGVTGLRNLGNTCYMNSILQVLSHLLIFRECFLKLDLNQTQELLAAAANGKTRSSSKHPPSPGSIFHVNKSQVKGNTSSARRCSVSSGLSGGASNSRNMELIQPKEPSSKYISLCHELHTLFQVMWSGKWALVSPFAMLHSVWRLIPAFRGYAQQDAQEFLCELLDKVQQELEMARTKCPAFIPASQRKLIKQVLNVVNTIFHGQLLSQVTCLACDNKSNTIEPFWDLSLEFPERYHCNGKETTCQYPCLLTEMLAKFTETEALEGRIYACDQCNTKRRKFSSKPVILTEAQKQLMVCRLPQILRLHLKRFRWSGRNHREKIGVHVSFDQILNMEPYCCRESLKSFVPDCFIYDLSAVVMHHGKGFGSGHYTAYCYNSEGGFWVHCNDSRLSMCTIEEVCKAQAYILFYTQRVTQANGHCKVSDFGSPSGKQPAIAINCLDGASDS